The Heliangelus exortis chromosome 10, bHelExo1.hap1, whole genome shotgun sequence genome includes a window with the following:
- the ABCE1 gene encoding ATP-binding cassette sub-family E member 1, translating to MADKLTRIAIVNHDKCKPKKCRQECKKSCPVVRMGKLCIEVTSQSKIAWISETLCIGCGICIKKCPFAALSIVNLPSNLEKETTHRYCANAFKLHRLPIPRPGEVLGLVGTNGIGKSTALKILAGKQKPNLGKYDDPPDWQEILTYFRGSELQNYFTKILEDDLKAIIKPQYVDQIPKAAKGTVGSILDRKDETKTQTVVCQQLDLTHLKERNVEDLSGGELQRFACAVVCIQKADIFMFDEPSSYLDVKQRLKAAITIRSLINPDRYIIVVEHDLSVLDYLSDFICCLYGVPSAYGVVTMPFSVREGINIFLDGYVPTENLRFRDASLVFKVAETANEEEVKKMCMYKYPGMKKKMGEFELSIVAGEFTDSEIMVMLGENGTGKTTFIRMLAGRLTPDEGGEVPVLNVSYKPQKISPKSTGSVRQLLHEKIRDAYTHPQFVTDVMKPLQIENIIDQEVQTLSGGELQRVALALCLGKPADVYLIDEPSAYLDSEQRLMAARVIKRFILHAKKTAFVVEHDFIMATYLADRVIVFDGIPSKNTLANSPQTLLAGMNKFLSQLEITFRRDPNNYRPRINKLNSIKDVEQKKSGNYFFLDD from the exons ATGGCAGACAAATTAACAAGAATTGCTATTGTCAACCACGACAAGTGTAAGCCAAAGAAATGCCGGCAGGAGTGCAAGAAGAGCTGTCCCGTGGTTCGAATGG GAAAACTTTGCATAGAAGTCACATCACAGAGCAAAATAGCATGGATCTCAGAAACACTTTGTATTGGTTGTGGTATTTGCATTAAG AAATGTCCTTTTGCAGCCTTGTCAATTGTTAACTTACCCAGCAACCTGGAGAAAGAAACAACACATAGATATTGTGCCAATGCCTTCAAACTTcacag GTTGCCTATCCCTCGTCCAGGTGAAGTACTGGGATTGGTTGGGACCAATGGGATTGGAAAATCAACTGCCTTGAAAATTCTAGCAGGAAAACAGAAGCCAAATCTTGGAAAATATGAT GATCCACCTGACTGGCAAGAAATTTTGACTTATTTCCGAGGATCtgaattacaaaattattttaccaaGATCCTGGAAGATGACCTGAAAGCTATCATTAAACCTCAGTATGTGGACCAGATCCCTAAAGCTGCAAAG GGAACAGTGGGATCAATTCTGGATAGGAAGGATGAAACCAAGACACAAACTGTTGTATGTCAGCAGCTTG ACTTAACccatctgaaagaaagaaatgttgagGACCTTTCAGGAGGAGAACTTCAGAGATTTGCTTGTGCAGTTGTTTGCATTCAGAAGGCTGATAT CTTCATGTTTGATGAACCTTCTAGCTACCTAGATGTCAAGCAGCGCCTGAAGGCTGCCATTACCATTCGATCCCTAATAAACCCTGACAG GTACATTATTGTTGTAGAGCATGATCTGAGTGTGTTAGATTATCTCTCTGACTTCATCTGCTGCCTCTATGGTGTGCCAAGTGCTTACGGTGTTGTTACAATGCCTTTCAGTGTAAGAGAAG GCATAAACATTTTCTTAGATGGCTATGTTCCAACAGAAAATCTTAGGTTTCGAGATGCATCTCTGGTATTTAAAGTGGCCGAGACAGCTAAcgaagaagaggtgaaaaagaTGTGTATGTACAAATAtccaggaatgaaaaaaaagatgggagaATTTGAACTGTCCATAGTGGCTGGAGAATTCACCGATTCTGAAATTATGGTGATGTTAGGGGAAAATG GAACTGGCAAAACTACGTTTATCCGAATGCTTGCAGGAAGACTTACACCTGATGAAGGAG GTGAGGTCCCAGTTCTAAATGTCAGCTACAAACCACAGAAGATCAGTCCTAAATCTACA GGAAGTGTCCGTCAGCTACTGCATGAGAAGATCAGAGATGCCTATACCCACCCTCAGTTTGTAACTGATGTGATGAAGCCTCTTCAGATAGAAAACATCATTGACCAGGAG GTTCAAACCTTGTCTGGTGGAGAGTTGCAGCGTGTTGCTTTAGCTCTTTGTCTGGGTAAGCCTGCAGATGTCTATTTAATTGATGAACCATCAGCATATCTGGACTCTGAACAACGTCTGATGGCTGCTAGAGTCATTAAACG tttcatTCTCCATGctaaaaaaacagcttttgtgGTAGAACATGATTTTATCATGGCCACGTATCTTGCTGATCGTGTGATTGTTTTCGATGGCATTCCTTCCAAGAACACCCTGGCAAACAG CCCACAGACTCTTTTGGCTGGAATGAATAAGTTTTTATCTCAACTTGAAATCACTTTTAGAAGAGACCCTAACAATTACAGACCAAGAATAAACAAACTCAATTCAATCAAG gATGTGGAACAAAAGAAGAGTGGAAACTACTTTTTCCTGGATGACTAA